In bacterium, the DNA window GACAAAGGGAGCCCAGATTTACCATATGGGCATGGCCCGTCGGGAAGTTCTGATACAGCTCGATGACAACCTCGTGGACCAACTGGACCGCTTGGCCAAGGCATCGGGCACCAACCGTTCCGAACTCCTGCTCCGTGGAGCGCGGGCGGTCATAGCAGCCGAGGAAGCCGCGGCCGCCGACCGCGAACTGGTCGAGGCCTACCGGCGCCTGCCTCCGGATAGGGCGCTCGTACGATCAGCG includes these proteins:
- a CDS encoding ribbon-helix-helix protein, CopG family, whose amino-acid sequence is MARREVLIQLDDNLVDQLDRLAKASGTNRSELLLRGARAVIAAEEAAAADRELVEAYRRLPPDRALVRSAARFAAQTVPEW